A genomic window from Paramormyrops kingsleyae isolate MSU_618 chromosome 23, PKINGS_0.4, whole genome shotgun sequence includes:
- the LOC111843985 gene encoding forkhead box protein H1-like, with protein sequence MKNCITATMPATSRNRTYLYTQDSSGGLQRRKYKRYCKPRSTYLGLIANAIQGSPSKRLTFCQIMDKLQTVISGDRKGLQNNIRVCLTSSDCFLKVPVNPESPNPRKNFWRIDESRITPQMLRRHFKGMEHIFPDLASRSMRDAETGGENHVTAPVMDSSGRENCAVKFSGPFSIESLLRKDNSCSVGKVQPISHGSPQKVGQELLHTKRRNATKRKCSWDTRVHDLWDTGRGHCVQANFAGDHGYTAIYSDNTAMPRKRACFSADLPFPYYPLLNIPFQLNVSWNLVKVSPYYTHQFRL encoded by the exons ATGAAGAACTGCATCACGGCCACCATGCCTGCAACCTCCCGTAACAGGACATACCTGTACACCCAGGATTCATCCGGCGGACTGCAGAGGAGAAAATACAAGCGGTATTGCAAGCCGCGCAGCACGTATTTGGGTCTGATTGCTAATGCTATTCAAGGGTCACCGAGTAAGAGACTCACCTTCTGCCAG ATAATGGACAAGCTACAGACGGTCATATCGGGGGACAGAAAAGGACTTCAAAATAATATCAGAGTCTGTCTGACGTCCAGCGATTGCTTTCTTAAG GTTCCTGTGAATCCAGAAAGTCCAAATCCGCGAAAAAATTTCTGGAGAATTGATGAAAGCCGGATCACCCCACAAATGCTGCGACGGCACTTCAAGGGCATGGAGCACATCTTCCCAGATCTGGCATCTAGATCAATGCGAGATGCAGAGACCGGCGGAGAGAACCATGTTACCGCCCCGGTGATGGACAGCTCCGGCCGGGAGAACTGCGCAGTCAAGTTCAGCGGCCCGTTTTCTATCGAGTCGCTCTTGAGAAAAGACAATTCATGCAGTGTAGGCAAAGTGCAGCCCATTTCGCACGGATCACCGCAGAAAGTTGGTCAGGAATTGCTACACACGAAGAGGAGGAATGCTACGAAAAGGAAATGCAGTTGGGACACACGTGTGCATGACTTGTGGGACACCGGACGTGGACACTGCGTGCAGGCGAACTTTGCAGGAGATCACGGTTACACCGCGATCTACTCCGATAATACCGCCATGCCCAGAAAGAGAGCTTGTTTCTCTGCAGATTTGCCTTTTCCTTACTATCCTTTACTCAATATACCTTTCCAGTTGAACGTGTCGTGGAATTTAGTTAAAGTATCTCCCTACTATACGCATCAATTTAGGTTATAG